The Blautia pseudococcoides genome segment ATAATACAGTCACCCATCTTCTGGAAGATCTCACAGCCGTGATGGCATTCCTTCCCAATCTGTGTCAGCTCCAGCACCACATCGTTACAGCGAAATCTTGTCCCAAGGGGCAGGTTCTTAAAATCAAATCCGCTGACGACCAGATTCTCTCCGAAGGCACCGTCCGCCACCTCTGCTCCCCGGTTCCTGAAATCCTCTATCTTTTCATAGCTCAGAAGGCTTACCTGGCGATGCCATTTTCCTGCGTGGGCATCTTTTTCAATGCCGAAATCCTCTATAAAATTGGCCTCCTGAATATTTTTTTTCTGTGTTCCTTTTTTTTCACTGATACAGACAGCCAGTACCTTTCCCATTTTGTTCATCCTCCGATCTCAGACATCTTTTTGTTCTCCAGCCCTTCCTCCTGCTTCTCTAAAAAGCGGTGGCTTCCGGGCTTCTCAAATATGGTCTTTTCCATAACGGCTCCGATCTGCGCGTCTGAGCTTCCGTCCCTTAACAGACTGCGCATATCCGCCCCATGTGAAAACTGCAGACATGGTTTTAAAAATCCCTCTGCCGTAAGCCTGACCCGGTTGCAGTCACCGCAGAATTTGTGGGATATGGCGCTTATGAAGCCTATTTTCCCCTTAAACCCATCCAGCTGTATATATGTACTGGGACCGTTGCCGAATCTGCCGCTTAAGGATACTGCTTTGCCGTAAGCCTCCTCCAGCAGATGCCGGACATGGTCCTCGGTCTCCTCTCCGCAGTATTGCCGTCCATACCCAATAGGCATCATTTCAATGAAACGCACATCCACGGGTCTGTCCTTTGCCAGACCTGCAATGGGTATCCACTGGTCCTCATTTACGCCATGCAGCAGGACACAGTTTACCTTTACACGCACATTCGGAAACTGCAGAGCCTTATCCATTGCTTCCAAAACCTTGTCAAGCCCTTTTCTCCTGGTGATCTTTTCAAACATCTCCTGAGAGAGCGCATCCAAGCTGATATTTACCGCATCTGTTCCGGCTTCCGCCAAATCCTGCATCTGGTCTCCCAGCAGGATTCCATTGGTGGTCAGGGTTACATTATTGATTCCCGGTATGTTTTTTACCATTCTCACCAGCTCAGCCGCATTTTTTCTCACCAGAGGCTCTCCGCCGGTAATCTTCACCTTACTGATACCCTTTCCCGCTAAAATGCGGCACAGCCTGGTAATTTCATCATAGGTCAGAATATCGCTGTGCTCCACCTGTTCGATGCCGCCCTCCGGCATGCAGTACATGCAGCGCAGGTTGCAGCGGTCTGTAATGGAGATGCGGATATATTCGATATTCCGTCTGTACTGATCCAACATAATTTTATCTTCCTGTTTTCTTGATTTATCTACAGTATACCTCAAAATTACCGAAATTGCACCTGTTACTTTACCTAATCATGACATTTTACACAAAATACCAACAGGTCTGTCCTTTAATAATCTTCGCAGTTCAGTTTAAAATACCCCTGGGGGCAGCCGCATACAGGACATCTGATGGGCGCACAGTCCCCATAAGCAATATGGCCGCAGTTCATACAGATCCATACCATTTCACGTTCTTTGCAGAACACGCGGTTTGTCAGAATATCCTGGGTCAACTGCTCAAAACGGAAATCATGATGCCGCTCGATCTCCCCTACCTCTCTGAAAAGCCTGGCTACCCCTTTAAAGCCCTCTTCCTCTGCTTTTTTCGCAAAGCTTTCATACATTTCCGACCATTCTTTTTTCTCACAATCATGGGCTTCTTCCAGATTTCTGCTGGTCTCCGGCATTCTTCCGCCGTTTAAGACATTCTGCCATATCTCGGCGTGATGCATCTCATTAAATGATGTCTCCTCAAAGATCCCTCCGATATGCATATAGCCTTCATTTCTGGCCTGCTTCGCATAGATCCGGTATTTTCCGCAGGCCTGCAGTTCTCCTTTGTAGGCCGTTATAAGATTCTTAAAGGTTTCACTCTCTCTTAATTCCATCTTTTCTCCGAATTCCGGCTTTATAATATTCTATGTACAGCAGCCTCATTTCTTTCCTCTCACCAGGTCATAACTTTCATCTATCATCCTGCAAATTTCTTCCTCCGGCACGGAACCGTCCAAAATGACAGAATTCCAGTGTTCTTTATTCAGGTGATAAGCAGGAAGTACCGATGCGTATGCTGTGCGCCAGAAATCCCGCCACTGAGGGTCTGTTTTCAGATTCACCCAGATATTTCCCTCCCGCTCAAAAATCCATGCAAATATCTTCCGGCTGCCCTTCATCCGGATAACTGTCCAGTTCCTGTCATGAAAAGGATAGTCCTCAAATACTTCCGGCATTTTCAGGCAATAGGAAACCGCTTCCTCTCTGGTTCTCATATGGACCTCCTCTCTTTTCTCCTAGAGTGTGTAGGAATGAATTTTCCGATACACTCTAGTATACAGGAATCCCCGTATGCCGTCAAATTGTTCATTTTTCACCCATTGACAGAATTCCATTTGTGTGTTATGCTATAAAACAATTAAAAAAGCATTTAGATAAATGCGGTGACGGGGAGGAGTACATACCCAGCCGGCTTTCAGAGAGAAGATGTTTGGTGTGAATCTTCAGCTAGGAAGTATGGAAGTAGCCCCTGAGCAGTGAGCCGAACAGAGACAGGATATCTCTTAGTAGACCTCAACGTCCCTTTCCCACGTTACAGGGAAAACAGTATCGATATCCTTACGATCATCTGTACTGGCAAAGCGCAGGATTTTTCCTGAAATCAGGTGGTACCACGGATGACTTATCCGCCCTGAACTGAATTCTCAGTTCAGGGCGTTTTTCATTGTATAAGGACCATCTAAGAATGTTTAAAGGAGGATTTGTCCATGACAGGAAATGAATTATTCGTAAAAGCACTGCAGAAAGAAGGCATTGATTATCTCTTCGCATACCCAGGCGGTTATGCCATCGACATCTTTGATGAGCTGTACAAACAGGATTCCATCCAGGTGATACTCCCCCGCCACGAGCAGGGCTTGATCCACGCCGCGGACGGCTATGCCAGAGCTACCGGACGCACCGGTGTCTGTCTGGTAACCAGCGGCCCCGGAGCCACCAACCTGGTCACCGGTATCGCTACCGCCAACTACGACAGTGTCCCCCTGGTATGCTTCACCGGCCAGGTTCCCACAAACCTCATCGGAAATGACGCGTTCCAGGAGGTTGACATTGTGGGGATCACCCGCGGTATCTGCAAATATGCCGTGACTGTGCGCGACCGCAAAGACCTGGGACGCATCATCAAAGAAGCCTTCTATATTGCCAACTCCGGCAAGAAGGGACCTGTTCTGATCGATCTTCCAAAGGATATCATGCTGCAGGAAGGGGATGAACAGTATCCCAAGGAAGTTCACATCCGCGGCTACAAACCCAGCAGCGGCGTGCACATGGGACAGTTAAAAAAAGCCATGACTATGATGAAAGAAGCGAAAAAGCCTCTGTTTCTCATGGGTGGAGGAGTGAATATCGGAAGGGCAAATGAAACAGCACTGGCGCTTGCGGAGACTACCAGGATTCCGGTCATCACCACCATTATGGGAAAAGGCTCCATCCCTACCGGCCACGAACTCTATGTGGGCAATGTGGGAATGCACGGCTGCTATGCCGCTAACCGTGCCATCAGTGAATGTGACCTGCTATTCTCCATCGGTACCCGTTTTAATGACCGTATCACAGGAAAGATAGATGAGTTTGCCAAGAACGCCAAGATTGTCCATGTGGACATTGACGCGGCCTCCATCTCCAGGAACATTCAGGTAGATATCCCCATTGTGGCAGACGCTAAGGATGCCATGGAAGCCATGCTGAAACATATCAAGTGCTGCGAGCATAAAGAATGGCTGGATGAAATCGCTGACTGGAAGAATGCCCATCCTCTGGACATGGACCAGAATAAAGGCATCACACCTCAGAAGATCGTACAGTGCATCAACGAACAGTTTGAGGAGGGCATCTTTGTCACAGACGTAGGCCAGCATCAGATGTGGGTGACACAGTATCTGGAAATGGACGAAAAGAAACAGCTCCTCACCTCCGGCGGCCTGGGCACCATGGGGTACGGATTCCCCGCATCTCTGGGAGCTAAATTTGCATATCCCGGAAAGCCTGTGGTGTGCGTTTCCGGCGACGGGGGGATGCAGATGAACATCCAGGAGATGGCAACTGCCGTTGCCTACGGCCTCCCGGTCATCATCTGTATATTCAACAACAGCTATCTTGGCATGGTGCGCCAGTGGCAGCAGCTTTTCTATGATAAACGCTACTCCTCCACCTGTACACGCCGCAGAAAGACCTGCAGCGCCAACTGCAAAGGCCCCGGAAAGAACTGCCCGGAATACACTCCCAACTTTGTGAAGCTGGCAGAGAGCTATGGCGCATACGGTATGCGTGTGGAGAAAGAGGAAGATATGGCCGGAGCCTTCCAGTTTGCAAAGGGCAACACTGACGCCCCCACCATTCTGGAATTTATCATTGACAGCGATGAACTGGTTCTGCCCATGGTACAGGGCGGAAAACCGCTGCATAACATGATTTTGGACTGCTAGGAGGAGAAGAATATGAAGAAAAGATGGATTTCCTTATATGTAGAAAATGAAGTAGGTGTGCTGGCGAAGATTGCCGGACTGTTCTCCGGAAAATCATACAACCTTACAAGCCTGACCGTTGGCACCACGGAGGACCCCACCATTTCCCGCATGACCATCAGTGTGGAGAGTGATGACTCCACCTTTGAGCAGATTAAAAAACAATTAAACCGCTGTGTGGAGGTCATTGAGGTGATCGACTTCACCAATTCCCGCATCCACAGGAAAGAAGTTCTGTACATTAAGATCAAGGACTGCGACGAAACGGTAAAGACAGAGGTGTTCCGCATCGCAACCATCTTCCATCTGGCTGTGGTGGACTACGGCAAGACAGAAATGCTGCTGGAGAGCCTCCAGACAGAAAAGCGGAATGATGAAATCATTTCCTACTTCTCCGGTTACTTTAAAAATATTGAGGTAGTGCGGGGAGGCAGTGTGGCGATCAAAGGCGTGAGCATTCAGGACAAATAGATCAAAGATAAAAAGAGGCAGCTATGCTTAACCGCAGCATGGCTGCCTCTACTCTATTGCTCATTTCCGTCCTCCGGGCATTCCCGGTCATCCCCCGCCTCTTTTTTCAAATCCGTTATATCATGGCAGGTAAGGAGCACCACCTGCTCCCCTTTCCATTTTATAAAGCAGGCATCCGCAGATGTCCAAACCTGTAGAAACGGATTGTAAACCTGCCGCACACACCTGGGATGGTCACTGTCCATATCCTTTATGGGACAGAATTCACAGGGCGTCTCCCGGTGGAAGAATGCTTTGTGACAGGTATTTCCCAGCTTTGCATCCGGTACCCACTCCCTGGTCTTACGGTTGATATAAAGCATTTTCCTTGTTTCCGGATGCACCACATACACCCAGGAACTTTGATTGTCAAGAATGGCTTCCAGGGATGCCGCATTCTGGATCGCTTTATCCTGTGCCCGGAGCTTCAGCAGGAAGGTACTCAGTATTTCCGCAATGAATACCAGCGTATTCACCTGCTCCCGGGTCCAGTAGCGGTTCACACGGCACTCATCAAATCCCACAAATCCCTTGTACTGCCCTTTGTCATAAATGGCGCACTGCAGCATGGACTTAATCCCCTGCGGCTCCAGGGTTTCCCGCTGCTGGGGTGTCAGTGCGTCAATGTCACGGCAGTAGAACACACCACTCTCATTAAAATTGCTGTGATAACTGCCTTCCAGATCATTGGCATACAATACATGCTGAAGATTTCCTATCTCCGGTCTTACGCCCTCGTTACACCATTCGTATGTGTTAGTACAATAATTCGGGTCTTCCTCATCCTCAAATATGTAAACACGGCTCACATCAAACTGGCGCCCCACCACCTCCAGAATGGCATTGACCGCAGTGTCCAGATTGGAGGATTTGTACAGGATCCGGAACACATACTCAAACAGGCGCAGTTCCACATTGTTCTCTGTCTCCTCGTCCGAATCTATCCGGGTATTGGCTGCGCTGCAGGGCTGTACGGGAAACGCCTCTGCCAGCTGCTTTGCGTCCGCTATGCAGTATCTCCCTTTCCCCAGCTTCTTGGCCCGGTACAATGCCTGGTCCGCCCGCTGAAAAAGCTCATTGTATGTTTTCCCGCAATCCGGAAAGATCGCTATGCCAATACTGCAGGAAAGCTCCACTTCCGTAAGTTCCTGCACTGCCATTTCCCCTATCGCCTTCATTACCTGGACTGCTTTTTGTTCCGCAAGGGCAGCATCCGGTATGTGACCGAGAAATACCAGGAATTCATCTCCGCCTACCCGCCCCACAATATCCTCACTGCGGAATTGCTTCTGAATGGTGTGGGCAACCTCCGTAAGCAGGGCATCACCAAAAAGGTGTCCCATGGTGTCGTTCATATGCTTGAAGTTATCCAGGTCAAGTATCATCAGCGCCGCCCTCTTGCCCGGTACACCATTAGCCAGTATGGCCTGGACAGACTCCTGGCTGGTTCCCTTATTATATAATTTTGTCAGCATGTCGCGCTGCGCGCGTTCTATTAGGTTCTGAGCCTTTTTCTTTTCCGCGTCGATATCCAGGATAGCCCCTACTGCCCGCACTGCCCGTCCCGTTTTATCTGTCAGACCTGTAATCCGTATCCGGCACCAGACAGCCTTCTGCTTTCCGTTTACAATACGGATCTCCTCCTCGGCGTAATGTTCCCCCTTTTGGATGCGCGAAAGAAGCTTTGCAATAAGAGGCTGGTCCTCAGGCAGAATATAGGGTGCCTGCCAAAAAAGGCGGCTGACGTGCTGTGTAACCGGGGAACAACCGAACTTTTTCTCCCAATTGCCGGAAAATACCATAGCATCAGCCTGGATGTCCCATTCAAAAAGGATATCTGTGGTCTGGTCCATAATGATCTGATGCCGCTCCAGGGACAGGCGCAGTTTTTCTTCAAGCTCCTTACTCCGGGTCACATCTACAAGCACACAGCAGAAATACCGGTTCCCCTTGTCATCATGGAGCAGATGCCCCTTGTCCAGAACCCATATGGTACTTCCGTCCTTGCAGGTCATCCGGTATTCCAGTTCTTTATCCGGACCGAGAGCCATCTGTCTCTGCACCTCCGCTAAGGTACTCTCCCGGTCCCTTCTGTCTATCAGTTCCCAAAAACTGTTCTGAAACTTTTCTTCTACCTCCTGCTGTGTATAACCCAGCATGGAGAGAAATCCCTTATTCATCTGCAATAGAGTCAGTTTCTCATCATAGCGGCAGGAAAACATGCCGCCCGGAATATTATCACTCAATATCTGCAGGTCATTACTGCCCGCTTTCTTTGGCAGTGACATTTTATGCTCTTCATTTTTCATATTGCCCATATGGCTCCTATTTTTTGTTCCCTGGCTTTCTTTTATCCGAAATCACAGAAACTTACGATTCATTTTCTATCATTCTATCAAATACTCTGTATTTATGCAAGGAACAAAAAGAGGAAAAAGCACATAATCACATCCAGCCGCAAACCCACGCCACTGGGCATACCACAACAGAAGCAAGCGCATAAACAGCGCCCAGAATAAATGCCGGTATGCCGA includes the following:
- a CDS encoding MOSC domain-containing protein → MGKVLAVCISEKKGTQKKNIQEANFIEDFGIEKDAHAGKWHRQVSLLSYEKIEDFRNRGAEVADGAFGENLVVSGFDFKNLPLGTRFRCNDVVLELTQIGKECHHGCEIFQKMGDCIMPREGVFTRVLHGGRIKVGDELVILKD
- the moaA gene encoding GTP 3',8-cyclase MoaA, translating into MLDQYRRNIEYIRISITDRCNLRCMYCMPEGGIEQVEHSDILTYDEITRLCRILAGKGISKVKITGGEPLVRKNAAELVRMVKNIPGINNVTLTTNGILLGDQMQDLAEAGTDAVNISLDALSQEMFEKITRRKGLDKVLEAMDKALQFPNVRVKVNCVLLHGVNEDQWIPIAGLAKDRPVDVRFIEMMPIGYGRQYCGEETEDHVRHLLEEAYGKAVSLSGRFGNGPSTYIQLDGFKGKIGFISAISHKFCGDCNRVRLTAEGFLKPCLQFSHGADMRSLLRDGSSDAQIGAVMEKTIFEKPGSHRFLEKQEEGLENKKMSEIGG
- a CDS encoding rubrerythrin family protein, which gives rise to MELRESETFKNLITAYKGELQACGKYRIYAKQARNEGYMHIGGIFEETSFNEMHHAEIWQNVLNGGRMPETSRNLEEAHDCEKKEWSEMYESFAKKAEEEGFKGVARLFREVGEIERHHDFRFEQLTQDILTNRVFCKEREMVWICMNCGHIAYGDCAPIRCPVCGCPQGYFKLNCEDY
- a CDS encoding MmcQ/YjbR family DNA-binding protein, which codes for MRTREEAVSYCLKMPEVFEDYPFHDRNWTVIRMKGSRKIFAWIFEREGNIWVNLKTDPQWRDFWRTAYASVLPAYHLNKEHWNSVILDGSVPEEEICRMIDESYDLVRGKK
- the ilvB gene encoding biosynthetic-type acetolactate synthase large subunit yields the protein MSMTGNELFVKALQKEGIDYLFAYPGGYAIDIFDELYKQDSIQVILPRHEQGLIHAADGYARATGRTGVCLVTSGPGATNLVTGIATANYDSVPLVCFTGQVPTNLIGNDAFQEVDIVGITRGICKYAVTVRDRKDLGRIIKEAFYIANSGKKGPVLIDLPKDIMLQEGDEQYPKEVHIRGYKPSSGVHMGQLKKAMTMMKEAKKPLFLMGGGVNIGRANETALALAETTRIPVITTIMGKGSIPTGHELYVGNVGMHGCYAANRAISECDLLFSIGTRFNDRITGKIDEFAKNAKIVHVDIDAASISRNIQVDIPIVADAKDAMEAMLKHIKCCEHKEWLDEIADWKNAHPLDMDQNKGITPQKIVQCINEQFEEGIFVTDVGQHQMWVTQYLEMDEKKQLLTSGGLGTMGYGFPASLGAKFAYPGKPVVCVSGDGGMQMNIQEMATAVAYGLPVIICIFNNSYLGMVRQWQQLFYDKRYSSTCTRRRKTCSANCKGPGKNCPEYTPNFVKLAESYGAYGMRVEKEEDMAGAFQFAKGNTDAPTILEFIIDSDELVLPMVQGGKPLHNMILDC
- the ilvN gene encoding acetolactate synthase small subunit, translating into MKKRWISLYVENEVGVLAKIAGLFSGKSYNLTSLTVGTTEDPTISRMTISVESDDSTFEQIKKQLNRCVEVIEVIDFTNSRIHRKEVLYIKIKDCDETVKTEVFRIATIFHLAVVDYGKTEMLLESLQTEKRNDEIISYFSGYFKNIEVVRGGSVAIKGVSIQDK
- a CDS encoding sensor domain-containing diguanylate cyclase; translated protein: MKNEEHKMSLPKKAGSNDLQILSDNIPGGMFSCRYDEKLTLLQMNKGFLSMLGYTQQEVEEKFQNSFWELIDRRDRESTLAEVQRQMALGPDKELEYRMTCKDGSTIWVLDKGHLLHDDKGNRYFCCVLVDVTRSKELEEKLRLSLERHQIIMDQTTDILFEWDIQADAMVFSGNWEKKFGCSPVTQHVSRLFWQAPYILPEDQPLIAKLLSRIQKGEHYAEEEIRIVNGKQKAVWCRIRITGLTDKTGRAVRAVGAILDIDAEKKKAQNLIERAQRDMLTKLYNKGTSQESVQAILANGVPGKRAALMILDLDNFKHMNDTMGHLFGDALLTEVAHTIQKQFRSEDIVGRVGGDEFLVFLGHIPDAALAEQKAVQVMKAIGEMAVQELTEVELSCSIGIAIFPDCGKTYNELFQRADQALYRAKKLGKGRYCIADAKQLAEAFPVQPCSAANTRIDSDEETENNVELRLFEYVFRILYKSSNLDTAVNAILEVVGRQFDVSRVYIFEDEEDPNYCTNTYEWCNEGVRPEIGNLQHVLYANDLEGSYHSNFNESGVFYCRDIDALTPQQRETLEPQGIKSMLQCAIYDKGQYKGFVGFDECRVNRYWTREQVNTLVFIAEILSTFLLKLRAQDKAIQNAASLEAILDNQSSWVYVVHPETRKMLYINRKTREWVPDAKLGNTCHKAFFHRETPCEFCPIKDMDSDHPRCVRQVYNPFLQVWTSADACFIKWKGEQVVLLTCHDITDLKKEAGDDRECPEDGNEQ